Genomic DNA from Candidatus Edwardsbacteria bacterium:
AGAAAGCCCGATGAGGTCAGGCAGTTCGGCCGATGCCGCATCGCTCCCGAAAAGATAGCTGTTTTCAACCCGTCATTCGACGTCACCCCCGGCAAGCTGGTAACCGCCATGATCACCGAAAGGGGGGTTATCCGGCCGCCCTTCGGCAGGTCAATTAAAGGGATATCAGGTTGATCTTGGGCAAGCTATATCGGGCGAAAAATGTTGACAAACCAGACCGGTAAGCATATAATATCACTATGACTTAGATTTTATTCGGCCCATTGATCCCCACTTATCAATTCGTAAACTAAATGGAGTTATGGATATGGCCCAGGAAAACATAAAACTTTCTCCGGAGATCGAACAGCTCAGCGAAAAACTGCAGGCTGACCCCAAATCGAGGGTCTTTGCCCAGCTGGCCGATGCCTACCGGAAATCGGGTCTTCTTGATGAAGCGATAGACACGGCCAAGAGGGGTCTGGAGAACCATCCTAATTATGCCACCGCCCATCTGATACTGGGCCGCTGTTATCTGGCCAAGGGAATGTACGCCTTGGCCCGGGAGGAATTCGAGCTGACCATCAAGAACGATATGCAGAGCCTGGTGGGCTATAAATTGCTGGGCGAGACTTATGAAAAACAGAACATGTATCCCGAGGCCCTGAAGTATTACCAGATGGTCCTGGATATGGAGCCGTCCGATGCCGAGCTGGCGGAAAAAATAACTAACCTTAAAAGCTTGAAACAGCCCGAGCCACAGGCGGAAGCCGCTCCGGCCGAGCCCGAACCAGCCGCCCTGCCGGTTGCCGAGGCTGCCGAAACGACACCAGCCGAAACACCGATGGCCGAGCCGATAATTGCGCCGGCTGAGCCGGTGATCGAAGCTTCTGCTCAGGAGATGCCCGCCATGCCCGAGGTCCTGCTGGCTGAAGAGGAAAAGGCCGCCGAGAAGGAATCGCCGGAGATCGCTTTGCCGGTAGTGTTAAACGAAGATCCCGTTGCGGAAGTTGAAACCACTCATCAGCCGATTCCGGTTACAGAAGAAGCGAAAGCGGAAATAACCGAGGCCCCGTTGGTTGTGGCAGAAGTCATGACCGTTCCCTCCGAACCAGAGCCGGAGGCCACAGAAGCCGAACCCCAGGGCCCCACCAGCACCCTGGCCGAGATCTATGTTCAGCAGGGTTTTCTGGAGAAGGCCATAGATATTTACAAGGAACTGGTCGCCGCCCAGCCGGATAATGAGGAATATAAGAACCGGATGGATGAGCTTTTGG
This window encodes:
- a CDS encoding tetratricopeptide repeat protein encodes the protein MAQENIKLSPEIEQLSEKLQADPKSRVFAQLADAYRKSGLLDEAIDTAKRGLENHPNYATAHLILGRCYLAKGMYALAREEFELTIKNDMQSLVGYKLLGETYEKQNMYPEALKYYQMVLDMEPSDAELAEKITNLKSLKQPEPQAEAAPAEPEPAALPVAEAAETTPAETPMAEPIIAPAEPVIEASAQEMPAMPEVLLAEEEKAAEKESPEIALPVVLNEDPVAEVETTHQPIPVTEEAKAEITEAPLVVAEVMTVPSEPEPEATEAEPQGPTSTLAEIYVQQGFLEKAIDIYKELVAAQPDNEEYKNRMDELLEKAYPEEAPAIAEPIEAPMEAAAEKTEEKPAPVVTEVELPAPAEELKPTPEAAPVDDPFAQLFGSPDKKEEPVTEPVISEISAPAPAQEIEPSTAAAPVAEEKTPEPSGDDSGMDFGALFNDAGTIPSQPEEAAPAAEPSQPVAEAKPAEKTSSSDDDDTVSSFQSWLSQIQK